A segment of the Cutaneotrichosporon cavernicola HIS019 DNA, chromosome: 6 genome:
gcTCGTGCTCCTTGCGggcctcggcaaggcggAAGATGaagttggcgaggatgacgacAAACAGCGAGCCACAGATGAGGAGTGGACCGACGAGTACGTCAAAACTGCCCGGGTAGCGCGACGCAATCATCGTCAGGCGCTTTTGGTATAGCACGTAGCCGTAGATgagggtggcggcggcgctgggaTCAGCGAAGTTTGCGTGAGGGCGGGTTGGAGTCTACAGTACAAACCCGCCAGGCAAACTCACATGATGGCGTAGGCGAGGGCAAACCAGCGCGCAGGGTGGTCATTGGCGCCGTAGAGGAGACCTGTCGCGATGGTGGAGAGGAGCACGCCCATCGAGAGGTATGAGATGTAGGTGCGCTCGTTGGCGAACCACACCTTAGGCTCGACCTTGACTGGCGTCGCACGCTTCTCTGTCTGTTAGCTACTCAGGCGGAAACATCAGCCAATACGTACTGGGAACGCGCACACGGATGGTGGGGTCGTTGATTGAGTGGTAGTCGGTGAGCAGGGggcgctcctcgctgcGGTCAGCGCCATCCTCTTCACTCAACACCTGGGCTGTATGCTCCCAGGAGGTGATAGGTTGAAGCCCAACACCAGTCACACTCTTGTCATACTCACGAGTCCGGCAGACGATCTCCGCGCTTGCTCTTCGCCCGAATGCCCTCGCCACGCGCCGGGAGGAGCCTCAGTGCGCCCTGCGAGAacctggcgtcagcgcTTCCTTCTCTCAGCTCAGGACCATCATGCTGTAGAGCTGAAGCTGCCTGCGATCACTATTACCCACGGCTGGAAAAAGTTCTCCGAGACGTCGTTGAGCACACGAGCCATCGACGactcggccttgggctGGGACGGGCCCGCTccggcgctcgaggagctggggttgaggggcgttgtctggggtcagcggcCCTGCTCTGAGGGAGTAGAGATGAGGTAAGGTCGGATGGGAAGGTTGGGTGAGGTTGGGAAGGTTGGGAAGGAAGGTTCGATGGTAGCTGGAAGacgagggaaggaaggcggcGATCCTCCGGGGTGGTGTTCGTACTCTGGAAGATGGCGAGCGTCTCATACAGAGTTGTTACATTCAATTAATTGAATGCAGCTGCTCGCTATCATGACGCCAGCCAGAGCGTCCAACACGCCGCCATGCACCCGCGATgactcacctcgtcggccatgaTGATAAGTTTGAGAGAAGAGTAAATCGAAACAGAGATAGAGTGGTGTGGTGTTATGATGCCAAGCACGTGCGTGCCCCGGCCAGTCGCCTCCACACCCCGCCCAACCCAGGAACCTCTGTCCGTGCAAGTTTGTTTTCACTTCTAGCTACTGTACATAAATGCGTCCAATGTCCCATCCAGGCTGGCTCGAGACACGCGAGAGGCCTAGGCCTAACATCAGAGTCAAACAAGCACATGCTTTTCGCGCGCTCTGCGATATAGGCAGAGTGATAATTAATGGCTGATGACTAGTGGCCTCAGGCCGTGCCTGGACGATCGACGTCATGTCCGCAATGATCAGTGGGGGTTCAAGAGATTTAGAGGTTCCGAGTTGAGTTTCCGAGTTGAGTTTCCGAGCTTGGTTGCTTGGTAGCTTGGTAGCTTCGTAGCCATCCCCTCGCGGTCTAGATGGTCTACATCTCAATGCATTACCGCTCAATTACATCGAGCCACGCACGGACAGCACCAGTCCCGTGCCTGCTGGTCTGCTCCACAGTCTCCTCCCACATCTTCGCACGTCCGCGTGGTCCACCCATTACTGCGCCGCCTGCTGCGCCTGCGAGCGCTGCACCATCTTGAGCAGCATCGCATGGTACTCCTCCCACGCAGtcacgagctcgcgctgtCGCGCAATCTggccgtcgaggttggcggtGAGAGTGCGCCggaactcgtcgacgcgctcgcgctcgaacCGGGCAaactcggccttgacgagcttgctCTGCGCTTCAAAGTCGGCGCTCGTGTCACGCATCCGCCGTTccgcctggtgtcagtcCATCCATCTCCGCTGCAAGCCTCCTAGCCTTCTTGCCCGCTCGGCTTTTTTCTGGAGCATCACTCACCTCAGCCTGCTCCGCCATCGAGATGCCGCCTTGGGCGGGAGGCCGGCCCTGCAGTCGCGCCTTGTCGCGGACCTGCCGAATGCGCGTCACCTCCTTCAGCGCCGCCTGCCAAGCGTGGTACGCGCGCACTCGGCTACCGAATGCGAGGCGCACACTGCCAATGAACCGGACATACTCGTCCGACAAGTTCAGGAGCTGGCTCACGTCAGCTGTAGCCTGTGCCTCGCCAGCACCCTtctcgcgccgcgccagaTCTGCCAACCGCCCAAGCGCGGCACACATTGCCGCGCCAAGCTCCGAGtccgcgagcgcctgcGCAGCGTCCGCGACATCGCCGACCGCAACTGCCatgtcgaggcgcgccttGCTCGCGAGGTCCAGGCTCTTGCTCAGACTCTTGAGGTGGCCCTCCAGGTGGTCAAGGTACGCCTTGCGCTGGTCGAACCactcgtccttctcgacaTACCGCGGCCCTGTCCACGAGCTGAGCAGGCCCGCGGAGGGAGTAGAAGGCGTCTCGGCTCCCGCGCGCCGGTTCTTGATATCCAGTGCGAAGCTGTCCGACTCGATGAACAGGCGCAGATCCGGGTCAAGCTGGAGTATAGGGTGCGCTGTGATCTTGGTGAGGCAGCGCTGTAGCGCGGCCCGGCGCGTCTCAATAAACTGTTCCTGGAAACGCCCGAACGCGTGCTTGTCCGGCACAGGCGGCACTATCACGCCGGGGTTGTTGGCCGTCAGCTGCTCGTACAGCCACAGGAAGTCGGAGAAGCGGCGCAGCACGCTAAAGTCGCCACGGCGGTAGTGCGGAGACGTCGTCTTGGTGCGCACCGTGTACACGACGTGTCCGCGCACTGGGTCGCCGATTTTGGTCGGGTCGCTAACCGTGATCTGGAACACGGGCGTGCTGAGCAGCTTGGGCCGGCGTAGCGACTTGGCGCTGTCCTGAGAGGTGCGCGGCTCCTCAcgctcttcctcgtccgGTTCTGCCTCCGGTTCCGCGTCGTTgatcgacgccgtcgacgactgAGTCGCGAGCGGACCCGGCTCGCCCCATCCCCCACCCGCACCCTCGTTCCATGGATCCCCGCTGGTGCTCAACGGCTCGTCATCCACTGCACCCCATCCGCGCCCGCCGAatctcgccgtcggcgacgatccgttcgcgctgctcgcgccGATCGCGAGGCTGCGGAACCCGTAGTCGGGCTCGCCAGCCGGTGTGTCGAGTGGCGACACGGAGACACGATCGGTGGGTGCCGACCCCGGTGCAGCGGGTGTGTCTGGTCGCGACGGTGTTGGCGTGGGCATGCTGCTCTCCGGTAAAGGTAGGCTCCCCgatgccgccgcctccgctcTGGCCTCTTTAACCTCAGGTTTGACCTCTGGCTtgggctcgggcttggACTCCCTGGATGGCGCGAAGACGTACggcgccttcttctccggCGTGGGCGGAACGACGGCAAGAGGAGGCTTGTCGTCATGTTTGACGAACGCGCGCTTCAGGCTAGCCTCGGGATCGTTCTCGGCCAGGAGTTCTTCGTCGATCAGGCCGGGGGGAAGGGTACGTTGACGCGCCGCCTCTGGTGAAGAAGGGACagagcggcgagcggcagcgggggaaggtggttgGGATGACTGGGATTTGCGCGGGCtcgtgcgcggcgagctggagaagGGGTTCGACATCGGGTCATCGCCGAAGCCTCCGCCGAACGCggccagctcctcgcgctcgcgtgcGTGGATGACCGAGGGTGGGTCGGGGAGCCCGCTCCCGAAGCCCCCGTCGTACAGGTTctgcggcggtggcgaggcTTCGCGTGCTGGCGCCGCTTGGGGCGCCCCCCAACCGCCCGagaggtcgtcgccgccgaaTGGGTTGGCCCATGGATCGGCGTGGTTGGTGAAGAGCGTTGGCTGAGGTGCGGGGTTGGACTGGGCTAGCAGACGCGCAAagttctcctcctcgtccatgatgCGATGTGGAATGTGTCAAGTTGGTGAATCGCGGTCAAGTGAATCCAACCTCTATGTGACATCCAGGCGCGCACAGCGATCGGCCAGCGGCCAGCGAAGCAAGTAACACGTTTCCGGCAATCAGCCTCCGTCCCTCCACCCGACCAGAGATTCAACAAGATGCGTTTATGCTAATGGGGTTTATTGAAGCGCTGCAACGCGCGGATATGTTTACATGTACGAGTTCATCGACCTCACATGCGCTGCATACGCGTGTTGAGTCGGCTCGCCTGGCTGCGGCGGTACTCGCGACGGGTCTCGGTCGTGTCCTCACCGCCAACGTTGCCCCACCCTGCGAGAGGAACAACAATACACGTGCAGTTGTCCTGCGCACCCAAGTCCTCGCCAAAGTGCACGATCGTCTTGGCCGCTCTCGTGGGGTCGGCCGAgttgcgcgcgaggtcgacgagttcTTGATCCGAGAGGAGTGAGGTCAGGCCGTCCGTCACGAAGACGAGGTACGCGTACTCGGAGCCGTCGATGATGCGGTGCGTTACTTCTGGCTCGACGGTTACGCCGGACGCCTTCCACTCAAAATCACCAAAGCTGGCGTGAGCTAGAATCAAGCGCAGACAACTCACACTCGAGTATTCTCAATAGCGCCCATCCACCGCGTCTCGCCGAACGAGTCCGAGATCAGCCTGTCCGTGCCCATGCGCCGCAATCGGTCGGCTTCCACACGCGCCTCCGCGTGGTGCTTGTCGGTGAGGGCCcagacctcgccgagcgccgtgTCGCAGAGCAAGACGCGGGTGtcactggggtcagcaaGGGGCGCGCGGGGTGGAAGTGGCCTGTGGAGAGCAGTACCCTCACGAGATGCGCAGCTTGGCTTCAAAGGCCCACGCTCTCGAAAACATCCCGCCTCTGGACGGGCAGACCCTCCTCTCAACTGCATCCACTCACCCGACCTGTGCAATGGTGAGATGCAGCTTCTGGCTCGCAAAGTGCGGTTGAGAGGGCTTGTCAAGGCTCTGGATGAGAACGACCGACGCGGTCGACCCGCAgtgccgcgcgccgtccTTCATATCCGTTTGAATCTGGTGGTCGGCCTAGAGTCAGTTCAAGAACATCATCCACATTAGCTGCCGCATTCTAGGCCACATGTCCAACCCACCTTTAAGTATGCGAGAGTTAAtcgctcgtcgaggttCAGCCGGTCCGTGCCCTTCTCCGCTGGTGCGCCCGAAGCCGCCCACTTTGTCCACCTGTTCAACACACCTCCCCTCCAGCGGCGGAAGTATCCGCCAAGAGCCTCGGtcgcctcgacggcggcgggaaTGTCGTCGGGGGTCACGGATTCGACAATGGCCGCGAGGTTGTCACGCAAGAACTGCGAGACGGCAGTTCCGCCGTGGCTTGGGTTAGTGACCG
Coding sequences within it:
- a CDS encoding uncharacterized protein (Domain of unknown function (DUF202)) produces the protein MADETTPLNPSSSSAGAGPSQPKAESSMARVLNDVSENFFQPFSQGALRLLPARGEGIRAKSKRGDRLPDSEERPLLTDYHSINDPTIRVRVPKKRATPVKVEPKVWFANERTYISYLSMGVLLSTIATGLLYGANDHPARWFALAYAIIAAATLIYGYVLYQKRLTMIASRYPGSFDVLVGPLLICGSLFVVILANFIFRLAEARKEHEPLGVGASPLSFSYAWRVAGEKNRWHN
- the vps5 gene encoding uncharacterized protein (Vps5 C terminal like), producing the protein MDEEENFARLLAQSNPAPQPTLFTNHADPWANPFGGDDLSGGWGAPQAAPAREASPPPQNLYDGGFGSGLPDPPSVIHAREREELAAFGGGFGDDPMSNPFSSSPRTSPRKSQSSQPPSPAAARRSVPSSPEAARQRTLPPGLIDEELLAENDPEASLKRAFVKHDDKPPLAVVPPTPEKKAPYVFAPSRESKPEPKPEVKPEVKEARAEAAASGSLPLPESSMPTPTPSRPDTPAAPGSAPTDRVSVSPLDTPAGEPDYGFRSLAIGASSANGSSPTARFGGRGWGAVDDEPLSTSGDPWNEGAGGGWGEPGPLATQSSTASINDAEPEAEPDEEEREEPRTSQDSAKSLRRPKLLSTPVFQITVSDPTKIGDPVRGHVVYTVRTKTTSPHYRRGDFSVLRRFSDFLWLYEQLTANNPGVIVPPVPDKHAFGRFQEQFIETRRAALQRCLTKITAHPILQLDPDLRLFIESDSFALDIKNRRAGAETPSTPSAGLLSSWTGPRYVEKDEWFDQRKAYLDHLEGHLKSLSKSLDLASKARLDMAVAVGDVADAAQALADSELGAAMCAALGRLADLARREKGAGEAQATADVSQLLNLSDEYVRFIGSVRLAFGSRVRAYHAWQAALKEVTRIRQVRDKARLQGRPPAQGGISMAEQAEAERRMRDTSADFEAQSKLVKAEFARFERERVDEFRRTLTANLDGQIARQRELVTAWEEYHAMLLKMVQRSQAQQAAQ
- the PTC6 gene encoding uncharacterized protein (Serine/threonine phosphatases, family 2C, catalytic domain) gives rise to the protein MFSHLRAGPSRLAPLARTPRQPPSHALWLRSLHDTVRGATPDGTPYKVTLKSPKVVGIHTSRGERTYLEDATAVFAIDVDRGELLNSLPRGTQWYGGSEPGTEEVAFVGIFDGHGGTAVSQFLRDNLAAIVESVTPDDIPAAVEATEALGGYFRRWRGGVLNRWTKWAASGAPAEKGTDRLNLDERLTLAYLKADHQIQTDMKDGARHCGSTASVVLIQSLDKPSQPHFASQKLHLTIAQVGDTRVLLCDTALGEVWALTDKHHAEARVEADRLRRMGTDRLISDSFGETRWMGAIENTRVFGDFEWKASGVTVEPEVTHRIIDGSEYAYLVFVTDGLTSLLSDQELVDLARNSADPTRAAKTIVHFGEDLGAQDNCTCIVVPLAGWGNVGGEDTTETRREYRRSQASRLNTRMQRM